The Longimicrobiales bacterium genome has a window encoding:
- a CDS encoding PepSY-associated TM helix domain-containing protein, whose translation MRRLIRQTHAWIGLALSLLLFVFGVTGSALVYKEAYWRLVYPELRAPAPQLGPAEHAAAIAAAEAAFGPNLRSVKLPEPGVSAYHLYLVDGEAFLSAADHRIIDQWRPNERLMSLLFDLHAHLMAGETGEKVGGVIALLGALLALTGLVLWWPTRKRFSLRNLLPASLARRDLLVWHRDLGVVSTPILLLVLLSGSAIVFYSTAGRILNGIFGDAPPAAVAPARDLPPVTLAGADMLTRVAEEFPDARLVFYYPPHDGDGHNEFRLKQPCELHPNGRSYLYLDHAGEVVGRTDACASAPGQKTLHAMYPLHAGKAGSALYRLAVFVCGLMLASLALSGAVTYVQKLVRKNGR comes from the coding sequence ATGCGCAGGCTGATCCGGCAGACGCACGCCTGGATCGGCCTGGCGCTGTCGCTGCTGCTGTTCGTGTTCGGCGTGACGGGCTCCGCGCTCGTCTACAAGGAAGCATACTGGCGACTCGTCTATCCCGAGCTGCGCGCGCCCGCGCCGCAGCTCGGGCCGGCCGAGCACGCCGCTGCGATTGCTGCTGCAGAAGCGGCGTTCGGTCCGAATCTGCGATCGGTCAAGCTGCCGGAGCCTGGCGTTTCCGCGTACCATCTGTACCTCGTGGACGGCGAGGCGTTTCTGTCGGCTGCGGATCACCGGATCATCGACCAATGGAGACCGAACGAGCGCCTGATGAGCCTGCTCTTCGACCTGCATGCGCATCTCATGGCGGGTGAGACCGGTGAGAAGGTCGGCGGCGTGATCGCACTGCTCGGTGCCCTGCTCGCACTGACCGGCCTGGTCCTCTGGTGGCCGACGCGGAAGCGCTTCTCCCTGCGCAACCTCCTGCCCGCGAGCCTGGCACGTCGCGATCTGCTGGTATGGCACCGCGATCTCGGTGTCGTCTCGACGCCGATCCTTCTTCTCGTCCTGCTCAGCGGCAGCGCGATCGTCTTCTACTCGACAGCCGGCCGGATCCTCAATGGCATCTTCGGCGATGCTCCGCCGGCCGCCGTCGCACCCGCGCGCGATCTTCCGCCCGTCACGTTGGCCGGCGCGGATATGCTGACGCGCGTCGCGGAGGAGTTTCCGGACGCGCGGCTCGTATTCTACTACCCGCCGCACGACGGCGACGGGCACAACGAGTTCCGGTTGAAGCAGCCATGCGAGCTGCACCCGAACGGCCGCTCCTACCTCTATCTCGATCATGCGGGTGAGGTGGTCGGAAGGACCGATGCGTGCGCGAGCGCACCGGGCCAGAAGACGCTGCACGCGATGTATCCGCTGCATGCAGGCAAGGCCGGGAGCGCGCTGTACCGCCTCGCCGTATTCGTGTGCGGACTGATGCTCGCATCGCTCGCACTGAGCGGCGCGGTCACGTACGTGCAGAAGCTGGTGCGGAAGAACGGCCGGTAG
- a CDS encoding TonB-dependent receptor: MRFAAFVSACALTIGLAGVMTPAAAQQGTVVISGRVLNPAGQPVSGIAVSARGPASQSAVTNEAGQYRIGPVAAGAWVVRVEGIGYRSVERSIEAAAGRLTVDFEVEEVAIALTGLQVVAATRTGAAAATLPIKVDVIEARELQVQQGLASNPTEVLSNVIPSFSPARQKLTSAGESFRGRRPLFLIDGVPQSNPLRDGRRDGFTVDMEAIERVEVIFGANAIQGLGATGGIINYVTVSPPKTGRLEQRVSLGTTSSDGFDGDGFGWRGQYMAGKRFGSVDVLGSASYEERGLQYDGRERAIGVDNVQGDIADSNSRNFMGKVGWEPDANQRLQLMVNRFRLAQEGNFDIVAGDRAAGTPAVSVPGQPEGTEPVNDVFTAALDYEHTLLGGGRLSAKAYYQDFSALFGGGRFATFQDPQIAPVGELFDQSQNNSEKYGTRFTYARAGLAGMPLDVITGFDFLRDLTYQSLVQTDRNWVPVTEFFNYAPFVQLDHLPLGWLSISGGMRWELAKLDVPDFTTLAGNRADHQRVNVAGGSPSFDEPLFNVGGVVTPINGLRFYGTFSQAFTMPDVGRVLRGISEEGTAVGDFLALQPVKTDNIEFGGTFGTSRALVGATWFQSASDFGSRLVPNADGIFQVRREPTRTHGWEFTGRFEAGPRLAFNAGYSMLRGSFDGDDNGSYESDLSAADIGPDRLNLAVDVNRGRRFSGRLQSFTFFDREFRNGAGDVTAQFDGYTTVDGSISAGLGITTITLSASNLLDEQYITYFGQAATTLADRYFAGRGRTFSLRAETRF; the protein is encoded by the coding sequence GTGAGGTTCGCAGCTTTCGTCAGCGCCTGTGCGCTGACTATCGGTCTGGCCGGGGTAATGACACCGGCCGCAGCGCAGCAGGGAACGGTCGTAATCAGCGGGCGAGTGCTCAATCCGGCGGGCCAGCCGGTGTCGGGCATCGCGGTGTCGGCCCGAGGCCCGGCATCGCAGAGCGCCGTGACGAATGAGGCAGGCCAGTACCGCATCGGCCCGGTGGCGGCAGGTGCCTGGGTGGTGCGGGTCGAGGGGATAGGATACCGGAGCGTGGAGCGTTCGATCGAGGCGGCGGCGGGACGGTTAACCGTCGACTTCGAGGTCGAAGAAGTCGCGATCGCGCTGACGGGTCTTCAGGTGGTTGCGGCGACGCGGACCGGTGCTGCGGCCGCGACACTGCCGATCAAGGTGGATGTGATCGAGGCCCGCGAGCTCCAGGTACAGCAGGGCCTGGCGTCGAACCCGACGGAGGTGCTGTCGAACGTGATCCCGAGCTTCTCGCCGGCGCGTCAGAAGCTGACGAGCGCGGGCGAGAGCTTCCGGGGCCGGCGCCCGCTCTTTCTGATCGACGGTGTGCCGCAGTCGAACCCTCTGCGCGACGGTCGGCGGGACGGGTTCACGGTGGACATGGAAGCGATCGAGCGGGTGGAGGTGATCTTCGGCGCGAACGCGATCCAGGGTCTCGGGGCGACGGGCGGTATCATCAACTATGTGACTGTGAGCCCGCCGAAGACGGGCCGGCTGGAGCAGCGCGTGTCGCTGGGCACGACCAGCAGCGACGGTTTCGATGGCGACGGTTTCGGCTGGCGCGGCCAGTACATGGCGGGCAAGCGTTTCGGCAGCGTGGACGTCCTCGGGTCGGCCAGCTACGAAGAGCGCGGGCTGCAGTACGACGGACGTGAGCGCGCGATCGGTGTCGACAACGTGCAGGGCGACATCGCGGATTCGAACAGCCGCAACTTCATGGGCAAGGTCGGCTGGGAGCCGGACGCGAACCAGCGTCTGCAGCTGATGGTCAACAGGTTCCGGCTGGCGCAGGAAGGCAACTTCGACATCGTCGCAGGCGATCGGGCGGCGGGTACGCCGGCGGTGTCGGTACCCGGTCAGCCGGAAGGCACGGAGCCGGTGAACGACGTGTTCACCGCAGCGCTCGACTATGAGCACACGCTGCTGGGCGGCGGGCGGCTCTCGGCGAAGGCGTACTACCAGGACTTCTCCGCCCTGTTTGGCGGAGGTCGCTTTGCGACGTTCCAGGATCCGCAGATCGCACCGGTGGGCGAGCTGTTCGACCAGTCGCAGAACAACTCGGAGAAGTACGGCACGCGCTTCACGTACGCGCGTGCGGGCCTGGCCGGCATGCCCCTGGACGTGATCACGGGCTTCGACTTCCTGCGCGACCTGACGTATCAGAGCCTGGTGCAGACGGATCGCAACTGGGTTCCCGTCACGGAGTTCTTCAACTACGCGCCGTTCGTCCAGCTGGATCATCTGCCGCTCGGCTGGCTGTCGATTTCCGGCGGCATGCGGTGGGAGCTGGCGAAGCTCGATGTGCCGGACTTCACCACGCTGGCCGGCAACCGGGCTGACCACCAGCGGGTGAACGTGGCGGGCGGCAGCCCGAGCTTCGACGAGCCGCTCTTCAACGTCGGCGGCGTGGTCACCCCCATCAACGGGCTCCGCTTCTACGGCACGTTCTCACAGGCGTTCACGATGCCCGACGTCGGGCGCGTGCTGCGCGGCATATCCGAGGAGGGCACCGCGGTCGGGGACTTCCTCGCGCTCCAGCCCGTCAAGACGGACAACATCGAGTTTGGCGGCACGTTCGGGACGTCTCGTGCGCTGGTCGGTGCGACGTGGTTCCAGTCGGCGTCGGACTTCGGGTCGCGCCTGGTGCCGAACGCGGACGGAATCTTCCAGGTCCGGCGGGAGCCCACGCGGACGCACGGCTGGGAGTTCACCGGGCGCTTCGAGGCCGGTCCCCGCCTCGCCTTCAATGCCGGCTATTCGATGCTGCGCGGCAGCTTCGATGGTGACGACAACGGCTCGTACGAGTCGGACCTGAGTGCGGCCGACATCGGTCCGGACCGGCTGAACCTGGCTGTCGACGTGAACCGCGGCCGCCGCTTCAGCGGTCGTCTTCAGAGCTTCACGTTCTTCGATCGCGAGTTCCGCAACGGCGCCGGCGATGTGACCGCGCAGTTCGATGGCTATACCACCGTGGACGGCTCCATTTCCGCCGGCCTCGGGATCACCACCATTACCCTGTCGGCATCGAATCTCCTGGATGAGCAGTACATCACCTATTTCGGGCAGGCCGCGACGACCCTTGCGGACCGCTACTTCGCGGGCCGCGGGCGCACGTTCTCGCTCCGCGCCGAAACGCGGTTCTAG
- a CDS encoding BTAD domain-containing putative transcriptional regulator, which translates to MALMLVRLTTLGAARVHSGETDFPDLPAQRLRFALLLYLAVERDVAREEVVALFWPDRDTARGKHALRQMLYELRQVLGDDWIDMGRDRIVVSAAVDAVEFQRAVEDGRLTDALALYGGPFLHGFSLDNRSFEAWVDRRRGHLARLHRRLQRDHVAALVASGRADDALNAARQWVELDPLDDEAAHTLIERLAAAGQRTAALQYYDNYVRQLEAELEVEPLEETQALVASIRNGDAVAPSMGQPDASASVVEDTSAEPPSAHAPAPMTPVSVHAAGTVADRRQARMPPRRRPREMWRGASLARRSVVIAVLVVLVSVPAYLSRQSGQSAQAATVAENMYVIAMMPISDLSEDKSLRALAESLTDDLTQAIARSRQVGVRSPAAVRELRERGVLETELGTQLGVNYMVGGRVSQAGGVVRAVIELLDGNGIVLQTRTIERPSSESHNLSQDMAGLAEEFLRTELRLPAHVRFQASGASSEEAFRLVNRTRDMQYEIVNMLEAGERPAADARLVEMDSILALASSLDPEWAEPVVRRGWGLERRVFIAGYGREDPVLRRELLERALSFADQAERLAADNADVHALRGTLLYHLARMDGTTPHSLLAGFADAEAELKRATQLDPSNENAWTRLSDLQFAAGRYGESAYSAEQGFNVAGPRAQGFLYQRWRSDFEIGDDLEANGWCGQLWSIEPTLPGLYCLLSLEAWGASPPDPAASRRLKARFLQKSDLRRQPEMESRFSTLLAAIYAQAGQPDSARVILDRLDPDEPGSLWMRAGVEALLGNDAEAVVLLGRYMEADPRQGPRIARTRPFWDLATRVDLNALIASRSRIAADGPAPSGGVEREDGRPAGPPH; encoded by the coding sequence ATGGCGCTGATGCTCGTTCGCCTGACCACCCTTGGTGCCGCGCGTGTCCACTCCGGGGAAACTGATTTTCCCGACCTGCCCGCGCAGCGCCTCCGCTTCGCGCTCCTGCTCTATCTGGCCGTAGAGCGGGACGTCGCGCGCGAGGAGGTGGTGGCGCTGTTCTGGCCCGACCGCGACACGGCGCGCGGAAAACATGCGTTGCGTCAGATGCTGTACGAGCTGCGTCAGGTGCTGGGCGATGACTGGATCGACATGGGGAGGGACCGCATCGTCGTGAGTGCCGCCGTCGACGCGGTGGAGTTCCAGCGCGCGGTCGAGGACGGCCGGCTCACGGATGCACTGGCGCTCTATGGCGGGCCCTTCCTGCACGGCTTCTCCCTGGACAATCGGTCGTTCGAGGCGTGGGTCGATCGGCGCCGCGGCCACCTGGCGCGGCTGCATCGCCGGCTCCAGCGCGATCACGTTGCGGCGCTCGTCGCGTCGGGCAGGGCGGATGACGCGCTGAATGCGGCCCGACAATGGGTGGAGCTGGATCCGCTCGACGACGAGGCGGCGCATACGCTGATCGAGCGGCTCGCCGCCGCGGGTCAGCGCACGGCCGCGCTCCAGTACTACGACAACTACGTGCGTCAGCTCGAGGCGGAGCTCGAGGTCGAGCCGCTCGAGGAGACGCAGGCGCTCGTCGCGTCGATCCGGAATGGTGATGCTGTCGCCCCTTCGATGGGCCAGCCCGACGCGTCCGCTTCCGTCGTCGAGGACACTTCAGCCGAGCCCCCGTCAGCCCATGCCCCCGCGCCGATGACGCCGGTCTCGGTGCATGCGGCAGGAACGGTGGCGGACCGTCGCCAAGCACGCATGCCGCCGCGCCGGCGTCCGCGCGAGATGTGGCGAGGCGCATCTCTGGCCCGGCGCTCCGTCGTGATCGCAGTTCTCGTCGTGCTCGTGAGCGTGCCCGCGTATCTCTCGCGGCAGTCGGGGCAGTCGGCGCAGGCCGCTACCGTCGCGGAAAACATGTACGTGATCGCCATGATGCCGATCAGCGACCTGTCTGAGGACAAGTCGCTGCGGGCGCTCGCGGAATCGCTCACCGACGACCTCACGCAAGCCATCGCGCGGAGTCGCCAGGTCGGCGTGCGCTCACCCGCCGCCGTCCGCGAGCTGAGAGAACGTGGCGTATTGGAGACCGAGCTCGGAACGCAGCTCGGCGTCAACTATATGGTGGGTGGGCGCGTGAGTCAGGCAGGTGGCGTGGTGCGCGCCGTCATCGAGCTGCTCGATGGCAATGGCATTGTGCTGCAGACCCGGACCATCGAGCGACCCTCATCGGAGAGTCATAACCTGAGCCAGGACATGGCGGGGCTTGCCGAGGAGTTTCTGCGAACCGAGCTGCGGCTCCCTGCCCACGTCCGGTTTCAGGCGTCCGGCGCATCGAGTGAGGAAGCGTTCCGCCTCGTCAACAGAACCCGCGACATGCAATACGAGATCGTTAACATGCTTGAGGCCGGGGAACGGCCGGCGGCGGACGCACGGCTCGTGGAAATGGATTCAATCCTCGCGCTGGCGTCCAGCCTGGATCCGGAGTGGGCGGAGCCCGTGGTTCGGCGTGGCTGGGGCCTGGAGCGTCGCGTATTCATCGCCGGCTACGGTCGTGAAGATCCGGTGCTGCGGCGCGAGTTGCTGGAGCGGGCGTTGTCGTTTGCGGATCAGGCGGAACGGCTCGCCGCGGATAACGCCGACGTCCACGCGCTGCGTGGCACGCTGCTGTACCATCTGGCCCGGATGGACGGCACGACGCCTCATTCTCTCCTGGCCGGATTCGCAGATGCTGAAGCGGAGTTGAAGCGTGCAACACAGCTCGATCCGTCGAACGAGAATGCCTGGACCCGTCTGTCTGACCTCCAGTTCGCTGCCGGTCGTTACGGCGAATCTGCCTACTCCGCCGAACAGGGCTTCAATGTCGCGGGGCCACGGGCGCAGGGATTCCTGTATCAGAGATGGCGGAGTGACTTCGAGATCGGTGATGACCTCGAGGCCAATGGCTGGTGCGGGCAGCTCTGGAGCATCGAGCCGACCCTGCCAGGCCTGTACTGCCTGCTGTCGCTCGAGGCCTGGGGGGCCAGTCCGCCTGATCCCGCAGCATCGCGCCGGCTGAAGGCGAGGTTCCTGCAGAAATCCGATCTTCGCCGGCAGCCGGAGATGGAGAGCCGCTTCAGCACCCTGCTCGCGGCCATCTATGCCCAGGCCGGTCAGCCGGACAGCGCCCGAGTCATCCTCGACCGCCTCGACCCTGACGAGCCGGGATCTCTGTGGATGCGCGCGGGTGTGGAGGCGCTGCTCGGTAACGATGCCGAAGCAGTCGTGCTCCTCGGGCGGTATATGGAGGCGGACCCGAGACAGGGGCCCCGCATTGCACGCACGCGCCCGTTCTGGGACCTCGCCACCCGCGTGGATCTCAACGCGCTGATCGCCAGCAGGAGCCGCATTGCTGCCGACGGTCCCGCCCCCTCAGGAGGAGTCGAGCGCGAGGACGGCAGGCCCGCTGGCCCGCCTCACTGA
- a CDS encoding DUF2442 domain-containing protein has product MAVGSDRVIDVLFTKETLVLSLADGCVLVVPLAWFPRLRDAPADARRNWKVAGRKGDAVHWPDIHEALNVASLLKRGRSNGRDLVL; this is encoded by the coding sequence ATGGCAGTCGGATCAGATCGTGTCATTGACGTACTCTTCACAAAAGAGACGCTCGTCCTGAGTCTCGCCGATGGATGTGTCCTCGTGGTTCCGCTCGCGTGGTTTCCGCGCCTCCGTGACGCGCCCGCCGATGCCCGCAGGAACTGGAAGGTGGCCGGCCGGAAGGGCGACGCCGTGCACTGGCCGGACATCCATGAGGCGCTGAACGTCGCCTCGCTGCTGAAGCGCGGAAGATCGAATGGCCGCGACCTGGTCCTCTAG
- a CDS encoding PD-(D/E)XK nuclease family protein: MPVNVVKGEAAPLWSTCVARFLGDARTSPGTTHHPSHVWLTQRSQRDLLLESAAASGHPGWLAPPLSFLSELPKRFHAGAAPIDLLTRRQLISAIASAQARRTGIGAAGGTAIVRGHMLDAVFSELLPEGVTPDRFAALLAHAAADEFAERRNAWILAVYREYLDHLGERGMYDPRAIHAIIADAIRAGGLRDAIGGAERLHVYGLYSARTRGSLLHALAAQQEVDVSVYVPMEAEEFDELGAIEELERSERPPIVVQPAPDAVRELQWVAARVKALLLAGEEPHQVSVIARTGREDTRAACRHLESAGIPCTARIRRRLAEIPVLSLVLELFRGAGEGWTYRPLRAVIASSYTRLRIDVRLLDDIAARARPGTLEAWEQALRELQVTAAAGGEDEAEDEVAAQARRSRSERIARHAGWFRELRALLDPLSGTRTERAWVELTRALLTRDELEIQRSLSRVPHERYDVVRFDQRGFRRFETLLTEWNAVADDVSVMSGAEWYRLLRRMLDGQELVLSTPAQKGVQVLEAQDAALVPFRHTFVIHMNDGVFPARATDGGIFSEEERSALIAAGLPLENRSLALQREHALWRAITTSGMVSASYRTTDPRGTPLLPSLMLPEHDAATELPRSLDLLGEPITRDQTRQLAVQALLDGRDDVRTPEPDVIRRAVLHAHAEQSRGVPDRTVPRPATMWNGVIRDPDVLELLRRRYGPEHIWSASQLQTYTRCPFFFLIDRVLRLRTLEEAEESTSPLEFGGIAHDILERFYAASLDDVPVALSADVETRLNEAIAEVVAEREAGGNWLGIGALWSVSREGIATVIRNYVAWELEHMNQQGERPWRCEYVLQDEAGQPVMITGRDTRGRNVQLRLTGRVDRIDRDRKGRYQVLDYKTSSIPAAKSYRDGVLLQAPLYSEALRQSAGVDVAGARYRALKKPGNPKNGASITVSKDPYDVALAYAFSVPARVHEGLFEAVMAASSEWASWDPDLSVCRTLATLEEGCRFDD, translated from the coding sequence ATGCCAGTCAACGTCGTGAAGGGCGAGGCCGCCCCGCTCTGGTCCACCTGCGTCGCACGTTTCCTCGGCGATGCCCGTACCTCACCCGGCACCACGCACCACCCCTCGCATGTCTGGCTGACACAGCGCAGCCAGCGCGACCTGCTGCTCGAGAGTGCCGCGGCCTCCGGCCATCCGGGATGGCTCGCACCGCCGCTGTCGTTCCTGTCGGAGCTGCCGAAGCGCTTTCATGCGGGTGCCGCGCCGATCGACCTGCTGACGCGCCGGCAGCTGATCAGTGCAATCGCGTCGGCGCAGGCACGCCGCACGGGCATCGGTGCAGCCGGCGGCACGGCCATCGTCCGCGGCCACATGCTGGACGCGGTCTTCAGCGAGCTGCTGCCCGAGGGTGTGACGCCGGACCGGTTCGCCGCTCTGCTCGCACATGCAGCGGCGGACGAATTCGCGGAACGTCGCAACGCGTGGATTCTCGCCGTCTACAGGGAGTACCTCGACCACCTCGGTGAGCGCGGCATGTATGATCCGCGTGCGATCCACGCGATCATTGCCGACGCCATCCGCGCAGGCGGTCTGCGCGACGCCATTGGCGGCGCGGAGCGGCTGCATGTCTACGGCCTCTATTCGGCGCGCACGCGCGGCTCGCTGCTGCATGCACTCGCCGCGCAGCAGGAAGTCGATGTCAGCGTGTATGTGCCCATGGAGGCTGAGGAGTTCGACGAGCTCGGGGCGATCGAGGAGCTGGAGCGTTCGGAACGTCCGCCCATCGTCGTACAGCCTGCACCGGACGCCGTGCGCGAGCTCCAGTGGGTGGCCGCGCGCGTGAAGGCGCTGCTGCTGGCCGGCGAGGAGCCACATCAGGTAAGCGTCATCGCGCGGACGGGGCGCGAAGATACACGGGCTGCGTGTCGCCACCTGGAGAGCGCGGGCATTCCGTGCACCGCGCGCATCCGGCGCCGGCTCGCGGAGATCCCGGTGCTGTCGCTGGTGCTGGAGCTGTTCCGGGGTGCGGGCGAGGGCTGGACGTACCGGCCACTGCGAGCCGTGATCGCGAGCTCGTACACGCGGCTGCGGATCGACGTGCGGCTCCTCGATGACATTGCGGCGCGTGCTCGCCCCGGCACGCTGGAGGCGTGGGAGCAGGCGCTCCGGGAGCTCCAGGTGACTGCCGCCGCCGGCGGCGAAGACGAGGCCGAGGACGAGGTCGCAGCGCAGGCACGGCGCAGTCGCTCGGAACGGATTGCGCGGCATGCCGGCTGGTTCCGCGAGCTGCGTGCACTGCTCGATCCGCTGTCCGGCACACGCACCGAGCGGGCCTGGGTCGAATTGACGCGTGCTCTGCTCACGCGCGACGAGCTGGAGATCCAGCGGTCGCTGTCACGCGTTCCGCACGAGCGCTACGACGTCGTACGCTTCGATCAGCGCGGGTTCCGTCGCTTCGAAACACTGCTCACGGAGTGGAACGCGGTCGCCGATGACGTATCCGTCATGAGCGGTGCAGAGTGGTACCGCCTTCTGCGCAGGATGCTCGACGGGCAGGAGCTGGTTCTGTCGACACCGGCACAGAAGGGCGTGCAGGTACTGGAAGCGCAGGATGCCGCACTCGTGCCGTTCCGCCACACGTTCGTCATCCACATGAACGACGGCGTGTTCCCGGCGCGTGCAACGGATGGCGGCATCTTCTCCGAGGAGGAGCGCTCCGCATTGATCGCGGCGGGTCTGCCGCTCGAGAATCGCTCGCTCGCTCTGCAACGGGAGCATGCGCTGTGGCGGGCGATAACGACGAGCGGCATGGTGAGCGCTTCGTACCGCACGACCGATCCGCGCGGCACGCCGCTGCTGCCATCGCTCATGCTGCCGGAGCACGACGCCGCAACGGAGCTGCCGCGCAGCCTCGACCTCCTGGGCGAGCCCATCACACGTGACCAGACCCGTCAGCTGGCCGTGCAGGCTCTGCTCGACGGCCGCGACGATGTCCGCACGCCGGAACCGGACGTGATCCGCCGCGCGGTGCTGCACGCGCACGCAGAGCAGTCGCGCGGTGTGCCGGATCGCACCGTGCCTCGTCCGGCGACCATGTGGAATGGCGTGATCCGCGACCCGGACGTGCTCGAGCTGCTGCGCAGACGTTACGGCCCCGAGCACATCTGGTCGGCGAGCCAGCTGCAGACCTACACGCGCTGTCCGTTCTTCTTCCTGATCGATCGCGTACTGCGCCTGCGCACGCTCGAAGAGGCCGAGGAGTCCACGTCGCCGCTCGAGTTCGGCGGCATCGCACACGACATCCTAGAGCGGTTCTATGCGGCGTCGCTCGACGACGTGCCGGTCGCGCTGTCGGCGGATGTGGAGACGCGGCTGAATGAAGCGATCGCCGAGGTGGTCGCCGAACGGGAGGCGGGCGGCAACTGGCTCGGCATCGGCGCGCTCTGGAGTGTGAGCAGAGAAGGGATCGCGACCGTGATCCGGAACTACGTCGCATGGGAGCTCGAGCACATGAATCAGCAGGGCGAGCGGCCCTGGCGCTGTGAGTACGTGCTCCAGGACGAGGCCGGCCAGCCCGTCATGATCACCGGGCGGGATACCCGTGGCCGCAACGTACAGCTGCGACTGACGGGCCGTGTCGATCGCATCGACCGCGACCGCAAGGGTCGCTACCAGGTACTCGATTACAAGACGTCCAGCATCCCGGCCGCGAAGTCGTACCGCGACGGCGTGCTGCTCCAGGCGCCGCTGTATTCGGAGGCGCTGCGTCAGTCGGCCGGCGTGGATGTCGCCGGTGCGCGGTATCGCGCTCTGAAGAAGCCAGGCAACCCGAAGAACGGAGCGAGCATCACGGTGAGCAAGGACCCGTATGACGTGGCGCTTGCCTACGCGTTCTCGGTCCCCGCGCGCGTTCACGAGGGCCTGTTCGAGGCGGTGATGGCGGCCAGCTCGGAGTGGGCGTCCTGGGACCCGGACCTGAGCGTGTGCCGGACACTGGCCACACTCGAGGAAGGGTGCCGCTTCGATGACTGA